In Arthrobacter sp. SLBN-83, one DNA window encodes the following:
- a CDS encoding NtaA/DmoA family FMN-dependent monooxygenase (This protein belongs to a clade of FMN-dependent monooxygenases, within a broader family of flavin-dependent oxidoreductases, the luciferase-like monooxygenase (LMM) family, some of whose members use coenzyme F420 rather than FMN.) codes for MTQHIRAKSDIFTPSGQLQFGVFFQGVNSGTIWKAPESGSQTDFESFRRIAQTAERGLFAAFFLGEGLRLREHLGRPHALDVVGRPDAQTMLAALAAVTRNIGLVATQNTTYNDPADLAHRLASLDLISGGRAAWNIVTTDNAWTGANFRRGGYLDHADRYRHAEAFVETAKRIWHSWETAAGPARRVVHEGQHYTVDVTARLPRSAQYRPVLFQAGDSPEGRNFAARQADVIFSAHPKFDDAVEFRKDLVERSVAAGRGANAVQIMPASEFILAPTAEEALEKKEWVRSLQIGPQQAIAYLEQFWGRELSSYDPDGPLPEIDPVVEETSETRGSGFHGAKARQLADQWRAEAKDKGLSIRQFVTSKTARIDSTFTGSYTAVADQLAEYARVGAVDGFNISPWLIPTGLDDIVNHLVPELQERGVYPTEYRGSTLREHLGLDTPVRSADEAVEPVRA; via the coding sequence ATGACACAGCACATCCGTGCTAAATCCGACATCTTTACACCGTCCGGCCAGCTCCAGTTCGGTGTCTTCTTCCAAGGGGTCAACTCCGGCACCATCTGGAAGGCCCCGGAATCGGGCTCGCAGACGGACTTCGAATCGTTCCGCCGCATTGCCCAGACCGCCGAGCGCGGGCTTTTCGCAGCGTTCTTCCTGGGCGAGGGGCTTCGCCTGCGCGAGCATTTGGGCCGCCCGCACGCTCTGGACGTGGTGGGCCGTCCGGACGCGCAGACCATGCTCGCGGCCCTGGCAGCGGTCACCAGGAACATTGGGCTGGTGGCCACCCAGAACACCACGTACAACGATCCCGCGGACCTGGCGCACCGGCTCGCGTCGCTGGACCTGATCTCCGGTGGCCGCGCGGCCTGGAACATCGTGACTACGGACAACGCCTGGACCGGGGCGAACTTCCGCCGCGGCGGCTACCTGGACCACGCGGACCGGTACAGGCACGCAGAAGCGTTCGTGGAGACTGCCAAGCGGATCTGGCACTCCTGGGAAACTGCGGCCGGCCCCGCCCGACGGGTGGTCCACGAGGGCCAGCACTACACCGTGGACGTGACGGCGCGGCTACCGCGCAGCGCCCAGTATCGTCCGGTGCTGTTCCAGGCCGGCGATTCGCCGGAGGGCCGCAACTTCGCTGCCCGACAGGCGGACGTGATCTTCTCCGCCCACCCCAAGTTCGATGACGCCGTGGAGTTCCGCAAGGACCTGGTGGAGCGGTCCGTCGCCGCCGGCCGCGGGGCCAACGCCGTGCAGATCATGCCGGCGAGCGAGTTCATCCTGGCGCCCACTGCTGAGGAAGCGCTGGAGAAAAAGGAGTGGGTGCGCAGCCTGCAGATCGGCCCCCAGCAGGCCATCGCCTACCTGGAGCAGTTCTGGGGGCGCGAGCTCTCCAGTTACGATCCGGACGGGCCGCTGCCGGAGATCGATCCCGTGGTGGAGGAAACCTCCGAGACCCGCGGCAGCGGCTTCCACGGCGCCAAAGCCCGGCAGCTGGCGGACCAGTGGCGGGCCGAAGCCAAGGACAAGGGCCTGTCCATCCGCCAGTTCGTCACTTCCAAGACCGCGCGGATCGATTCCACCTTCACCGGTTCCTACACGGCGGTGGCGGACCAGCTGGCCGAGTACGCGCGCGTTGGTGCGGTGGACGGGTTCAACATCTCGCCGTGGCTGATCCCCACTGGCCTGGACGACATCGTGAACCATCTGGTGCCGGAGCTGCAGGAACGCGGCGTGTACCCCACCGAGTACCGCGGCAGTACGCTCCGCGAGCACCTGGGGTTGGACACGCCGGTCCGCTCAGCCGATGAGGCTGTTGAGCCGGTCCGCGCCTGA
- a CDS encoding LysR family transcriptional regulator, with protein sequence MAIFDLHRLHVLREVGRTGSLTSAAASLSFTTSAVSQQVAKLEQEMGVVLIERHPRGVVLTEAGHALLQYAEDIDRTVEAARAEMGEFAGLRRGQLRLGTFPTVGASLMPDVVLAFRARHPDVAVTVVSARRDGLLERLRRREIELTLLWDYPWQQIDDPDLTLVRLMNDPTVLLVPRDHPAAELASVRIDSLKDQEWVVRDEHPVADVLSRVCRDAGFEPRIAFAANDYQETQGMVAAGIGIALAPKLALTALRPDVVAVPLAKSPKRRILLAHLTNRRLSPAAQQATKVFRSIAKGETS encoded by the coding sequence ATGGCAATCTTTGATCTTCATCGGCTGCATGTGCTGCGCGAGGTGGGCCGTACGGGGTCACTGACCTCCGCGGCCGCCTCCCTTTCCTTCACCACGTCGGCGGTCTCGCAGCAAGTCGCAAAACTCGAGCAGGAGATGGGCGTGGTCCTCATCGAACGCCACCCCCGGGGGGTGGTGCTGACGGAAGCCGGCCACGCCCTTCTGCAGTACGCGGAAGATATCGACAGGACTGTTGAAGCTGCGCGCGCCGAAATGGGAGAGTTCGCGGGACTACGCCGGGGGCAGTTGCGCCTGGGGACCTTTCCCACCGTTGGCGCATCGCTGATGCCGGACGTTGTACTCGCCTTCCGTGCCCGCCATCCGGACGTTGCGGTGACTGTTGTCAGCGCCCGCCGGGACGGGCTCTTGGAACGGTTGCGGCGGCGGGAAATCGAACTCACGCTGCTTTGGGATTACCCCTGGCAGCAGATTGACGATCCTGACCTGACCCTGGTCCGGCTGATGAACGATCCAACGGTGCTGCTGGTACCGCGCGACCATCCGGCGGCGGAACTGGCTTCGGTCCGCATCGACTCGTTGAAGGACCAGGAATGGGTTGTCCGCGACGAGCACCCCGTAGCCGACGTCCTCAGCCGGGTCTGCCGCGACGCAGGGTTTGAGCCGCGGATCGCCTTCGCGGCCAACGATTATCAGGAAACCCAAGGCATGGTGGCTGCGGGCATCGGCATCGCGCTGGCGCCGAAGCTGGCATTGACCGCTCTGAGGCCCGACGTCGTGGCCGTGCCGCTCGCCAAGTCCCCGAAGCGCCGGATCCTCCTTGCCCACTTGACGAACCGGAGGCTCAGCCCGGCCGCGCAACAGGCAACGAAGGTGTTTCGGTCCATCGCCAAGGGTGAGACGTCCTGA
- a CDS encoding GntR family transcriptional regulator, with product MASPVHQRLREDVLASVFAPGEPLTEAKLTERYGASRTPVREALQRLEQDGLVERRGKAVVVRTHSAEEIIDIYESRIILEQAAASKAAIKATALDHQLLKGLLLQMQQLDPTDGRALAETNRAFHAQLWHATHSPSLIGLLERLDQQVRRYTLTTLTYPGRWAAVLADYAKLLAAIEDGDSGRAGEIAARHMSDALAIRLKMYAEDPRTL from the coding sequence GTGGCCAGTCCCGTCCACCAGCGGCTTCGCGAAGACGTTCTCGCCAGCGTCTTCGCGCCTGGCGAGCCGCTCACGGAAGCCAAGCTCACTGAGCGGTACGGGGCCTCCCGGACGCCCGTGCGGGAAGCCCTGCAGCGGCTGGAGCAGGACGGGCTGGTTGAAAGACGCGGCAAAGCAGTGGTCGTGCGCACGCATTCGGCCGAGGAGATCATCGACATCTACGAGTCGAGGATCATCCTTGAGCAGGCCGCCGCCTCCAAAGCCGCCATCAAGGCAACCGCCCTGGACCACCAGCTGCTCAAGGGACTGCTGCTGCAAATGCAGCAGCTGGATCCCACCGATGGCCGCGCGCTCGCGGAAACCAACCGCGCCTTCCACGCGCAGCTGTGGCACGCCACGCACAGCCCGTCGCTGATCGGACTGCTGGAACGCCTGGATCAACAGGTGCGCCGGTACACCCTGACTACGTTGACCTACCCCGGCAGGTGGGCTGCGGTGCTGGCGGACTACGCCAAACTGCTGGCCGCCATCGAGGACGGGGACTCCGGGCGCGCGGGCGAGATCGCCGCCCGCCACATGTCGGATGCTTTGGCCATCAGGCTGAAGATGTACGCCGAAGATCCCAGGACGCTCTAG
- a CDS encoding intradiol ring-cleavage dioxygenase: MTTSRTPRQPDLDQPHPNHDRGLEFDLHTLVSRRSLGLFLGAGGAAAALAACAPAGTTGSTSSAASTATASAPSAAASSVDGATATPTLTRAIAECGVEIPQETAGPYPGDGSNGPNVLAASGVVRRDITTSFGTASAKAEGVPLTFTLTLLDKANGCSPLAGAAVYAWHCDRDGKYSMYDSSLQNENYLRGVQEADANGQVTFTSIFPAAYSGRWPHIHFEVFESMNNATAAGQVLAVSQIALPQAACDDVYATPGYERSVTNMTRTTLKSDNVFGDDGGIYQLATMTGSAAAGYMAGLNVTI, translated from the coding sequence ATGACCACTTCACGCACGCCCCGTCAGCCCGATCTTGATCAGCCGCATCCCAACCACGACCGGGGGCTGGAGTTCGACTTGCACACCCTCGTGAGCCGCAGGTCCCTGGGACTGTTCCTGGGCGCAGGGGGTGCAGCCGCCGCGCTCGCCGCCTGCGCCCCGGCCGGCACCACCGGCTCCACGTCTTCGGCGGCATCCACGGCAACCGCCTCGGCGCCGTCCGCTGCTGCCTCATCCGTCGACGGAGCTACCGCCACTCCAACGCTGACGCGTGCCATTGCCGAGTGCGGCGTGGAAATTCCGCAGGAAACAGCAGGTCCCTATCCTGGCGATGGCTCCAACGGGCCGAACGTCCTGGCGGCGTCGGGCGTGGTGCGCCGGGACATTACCACGAGCTTCGGAACCGCGTCCGCGAAGGCCGAAGGCGTTCCGCTGACGTTCACGCTGACCCTCCTGGACAAGGCCAACGGCTGCTCCCCGCTGGCCGGCGCCGCTGTCTACGCGTGGCACTGCGACCGGGACGGAAAGTACTCGATGTACGACTCAAGCCTGCAGAACGAGAACTACCTCCGCGGCGTGCAGGAAGCCGATGCCAACGGGCAGGTCACGTTCACGTCCATCTTCCCCGCCGCCTACTCGGGGCGCTGGCCCCACATCCACTTCGAGGTGTTCGAGTCGATGAACAACGCAACAGCGGCCGGGCAGGTCCTGGCTGTCTCCCAGATCGCACTGCCGCAGGCCGCCTGCGACGACGTGTACGCCACCCCAGGCTACGAGCGCAGCGTCACGAACATGACGCGCACAACCTTGAAGTCGGACAACGTGTTTGGCGACGACGGCGGCATTTACCAGTTGGCGACCATGACCGGTTCAGCCGCTGCCGGCTACATGGCGGGGCTCAACGTGACGATCTAA
- a CDS encoding SLC13 family permease, whose protein sequence is MTATQIIPLVILVVMFVVATKWPLNIGVMGLVASFGVGYFTLGLTDSEILSEFPATIVLTIIGVTYFFSMAQRNGTIDIIVQTCVRLVRGRTMLLPWVFFLVAAALTSLGTFSPAAVALLAPAAMGFAYESRLHPVLVGAFIINGAHAGGFSPLSVAGVLVRNIASKNGFPVSPMALFAASFALNLLLSVLTIIAFVLMRRLHDSHGGAGVVQGPATVTRPHGQQVLTLVLILGLLVCTLGFHMPIGFVALSAGLLLALVNIKEHRTFIGGISWSTVLLVAGMITYVSLLQRVGVIDTLAQQALALGAPLLIALVLCYVIGVGSAFASSTALLTAFIPMAGPLLASSSLSASGTVASLAVAATVVDVSPFSTDGALVVANAREDDRQRVYRQLMFYAGAVVLVAPAMAWALLVPTGIL, encoded by the coding sequence ATGACAGCCACCCAAATAATCCCGCTCGTCATCCTGGTGGTGATGTTCGTCGTTGCCACCAAATGGCCGCTGAACATTGGCGTGATGGGACTGGTGGCCTCGTTCGGCGTCGGCTACTTCACGCTTGGGCTGACCGACAGCGAAATCCTTTCCGAGTTTCCGGCCACCATCGTCCTGACGATCATCGGCGTCACCTACTTCTTCAGCATGGCCCAACGGAACGGCACCATCGACATCATTGTCCAAACGTGCGTGCGCTTGGTCAGGGGACGGACCATGCTGCTGCCGTGGGTTTTCTTCCTCGTGGCCGCCGCGCTGACGTCCCTTGGCACTTTCTCTCCCGCCGCCGTCGCGCTTCTCGCCCCGGCGGCCATGGGCTTCGCCTACGAGTCGCGCCTGCACCCCGTCCTCGTGGGGGCGTTCATCATCAACGGCGCCCACGCCGGCGGCTTTTCCCCGCTGTCCGTGGCGGGAGTCCTGGTCCGTAACATCGCGTCGAAGAACGGCTTCCCGGTTTCCCCGATGGCACTGTTCGCCGCCAGCTTCGCGCTCAACCTTCTCCTGTCGGTGCTGACCATCATCGCCTTCGTCCTGATGCGCCGGCTCCATGATTCCCACGGCGGCGCCGGTGTAGTGCAAGGCCCCGCGACGGTCACCCGACCCCACGGCCAGCAGGTCCTTACGCTGGTCCTGATCCTGGGGCTGCTGGTGTGCACCCTGGGCTTTCACATGCCGATCGGGTTCGTGGCCCTCTCCGCCGGGCTCCTGCTGGCGCTGGTCAACATCAAGGAGCACCGCACCTTCATCGGCGGCATTTCCTGGTCTACGGTCCTGCTTGTGGCGGGGATGATCACCTACGTCTCGCTGCTGCAGCGGGTCGGCGTCATCGACACGCTGGCCCAACAGGCACTGGCCCTTGGCGCACCCCTGCTCATCGCACTCGTCCTCTGCTACGTCATCGGCGTCGGCTCGGCCTTCGCGTCCTCCACCGCGCTGCTCACGGCCTTCATCCCCATGGCCGGTCCGCTCCTGGCCAGCAGCAGCCTCAGCGCCTCAGGAACGGTCGCGTCCCTGGCCGTCGCCGCAACGGTTGTGGACGTTTCGCCGTTCTCCACCGACGGCGCCCTGGTGGTGGCCAACGCCCGGGAAGACGACCGGCAACGGGTCTACCGGCAACTCATGTTCTACGCCGGGGCGGTGGTCCTGGTGGCGCCCGCAATGGCCTGGGCGCTGCTGGTCCCCACGGGCATCCTGTAG
- the tcuA gene encoding FAD-dependent tricarballylate dehydrogenase TcuA, with the protein MVRSDVLVVGGGNAGFAAALAAAERGRKVVLLEKAQEAASGGNSFYTAGATRISHEGLGEIIEFVEPDDRHAVTEVPAYTAAEYLADLSKVSEGRNDPGLSAVLVSESNPTLRWLQGMGLKYRLMYERQAYRTQDGGYLFWGGLHVGNVGGGKGLMADHRAAAERMGVEVIYDCAATGLIHEDGRVCGVRYRTSTEEGEFRAESVILASGGFEASPELRREHLGEGWQNAKVRGTPGNTGEMILAALDAGAAKGGDWSTCHSVAWDAWHPENEGNLELTNQLTRGGYPLGIVVNNEGKRFVDEGADYRNYTYAKYGRDILAQPGSAAFQIFDASSRPMLRAEEYDMPGVSVVTAPTLAELAQKAGISPEGLAETVQGFNDSIAEDAPFDPNVKDGRRADTQPPKSNWARSIATGPFYAFPVTCGITFTFGGLKTDTWGRVLTEDAEPLEGLYACGEALGGLFSGNYPGGSGLAAGAVFGRRAGSIA; encoded by the coding sequence ATGGTCAGAAGCGACGTTTTGGTAGTTGGCGGCGGCAATGCCGGATTCGCGGCAGCACTTGCAGCCGCCGAGCGCGGACGCAAGGTTGTCCTGCTGGAAAAGGCCCAGGAAGCCGCATCCGGTGGCAACAGCTTCTACACCGCCGGCGCCACCCGCATCTCCCATGAGGGGCTCGGGGAGATCATCGAATTCGTGGAGCCTGACGACCGGCACGCCGTCACCGAAGTCCCCGCTTACACCGCTGCCGAATACCTTGCCGACCTGTCCAAGGTCTCCGAAGGCCGCAACGACCCCGGCCTGTCCGCCGTCCTGGTCAGCGAAAGCAACCCGACGCTGCGCTGGCTCCAGGGCATGGGACTCAAATACCGCCTGATGTATGAGCGCCAGGCATACCGGACCCAGGACGGAGGGTACCTGTTCTGGGGCGGCCTGCACGTGGGCAACGTGGGCGGCGGCAAGGGACTTATGGCCGACCACCGCGCCGCCGCGGAGCGCATGGGCGTGGAAGTCATCTATGACTGCGCCGCCACCGGACTCATCCACGAGGACGGCCGCGTCTGCGGTGTCCGGTACCGCACTTCAACCGAAGAAGGCGAATTCAGGGCTGAATCCGTCATCCTCGCGTCGGGAGGTTTCGAAGCCTCGCCGGAACTGCGCCGCGAACACCTGGGCGAGGGCTGGCAGAACGCGAAGGTACGCGGCACGCCGGGCAACACAGGCGAGATGATCCTCGCCGCCCTTGACGCCGGGGCGGCCAAAGGCGGCGACTGGTCCACCTGCCACAGCGTGGCCTGGGACGCCTGGCACCCGGAGAACGAGGGCAACCTTGAACTCACCAACCAGCTCACCCGCGGCGGCTACCCGCTGGGCATCGTGGTGAACAACGAGGGCAAGCGGTTCGTGGACGAAGGAGCCGACTACCGCAATTACACCTACGCGAAGTATGGCCGCGACATCCTGGCCCAGCCGGGTTCGGCCGCCTTCCAGATCTTTGACGCCTCCTCCCGTCCGATGTTGCGGGCCGAGGAGTACGACATGCCGGGAGTCTCGGTGGTCACCGCGCCGACCCTGGCCGAGCTGGCCCAGAAAGCCGGCATCAGCCCGGAAGGCCTGGCGGAAACGGTGCAGGGCTTCAACGATTCGATTGCCGAGGACGCGCCGTTTGACCCCAATGTCAAGGACGGACGCCGCGCCGATACCCAGCCGCCGAAAAGCAATTGGGCCCGCAGCATCGCCACCGGACCGTTCTACGCCTTCCCCGTTACCTGCGGCATCACCTTCACCTTCGGCGGACTGAAGACTGACACCTGGGGCCGCGTGCTCACCGAAGACGCGGAGCCGCTCGAAGGGCTCTATGCCTGCGGGGAAGCGCTGGGCGGGCTGTTCAGCGGCAACTACCCCGGCGGTTCCGGGCTTGCTGCGGGCGCCGTCTTCGGCCGCCGCGCCGGCTCAATCGCGTAG
- a CDS encoding YciI family protein, which translates to MLYTVREGVDRSRIMETYPRHKAYYQAFHADGGGLVALGPFQDPDPAASSMGIFTSRQEAERFVAGDPFVTEGLAEPRLLEWNAVHLA; encoded by the coding sequence GTGCTGTACACCGTGCGCGAGGGCGTCGACCGCTCCCGGATCATGGAAACCTACCCGCGCCACAAGGCCTATTACCAGGCCTTCCACGCAGACGGCGGAGGCCTTGTTGCCCTCGGCCCGTTCCAGGACCCCGACCCTGCCGCCAGCTCCATGGGCATCTTCACCTCCCGGCAGGAAGCGGAACGGTTTGTGGCCGGCGACCCCTTCGTCACCGAAGGGCTGGCCGAACCACGGCTCCTGGAGTGGAACGCCGTGCACCTCGCGTAG
- a CDS encoding PrpF domain-containing protein, producing the protein MGLKGHWYRGGTSKCWLFDARDVALHAPTREEIPALLSAAFGAADARQLDGVGGGTSTTSKAAVVWATPGGEADLDYLFAQVGIGDPTVELGSNCGNCATAIALFAVQSGIVPVRDGMTKVRMHHLTSGAVLTGTVPTPGGRIPKSGLARVPGSTAAGVPVNLSFHSPWGKSTGSVLPTGNVVDQLQVNGKTLTATMVDAGAPAVLLPAEEAGVDLSSMTDNLAAQLPTLIAARASAGLIMGLRKPEDPPQNAVPKVGVVAPAGDYIAADGTTITADSHDIRVRMLSMLSPHPAIGLTSAVAVALAASLPSSVVANAAGQPSTGAGSPRVVRIGTPAGVITADIISDDNGTVSEVALHRAARHIATADIDVAQPAELSA; encoded by the coding sequence GTGGGACTCAAAGGACATTGGTACCGGGGCGGCACCAGCAAGTGCTGGCTCTTCGATGCCAGGGATGTGGCCCTCCACGCCCCCACCCGCGAGGAGATCCCCGCGCTGCTGTCAGCCGCTTTCGGCGCAGCGGACGCACGGCAGCTGGACGGTGTCGGCGGCGGAACCTCCACCACGTCAAAGGCTGCAGTCGTATGGGCAACCCCCGGTGGCGAAGCAGACCTCGACTACCTTTTTGCCCAGGTGGGGATCGGCGACCCTACCGTTGAGTTAGGTTCCAACTGCGGCAACTGCGCCACTGCCATCGCCCTGTTCGCAGTCCAGTCAGGCATCGTTCCCGTCCGGGACGGCATGACCAAGGTCCGCATGCACCACCTCACCTCCGGAGCGGTCCTCACCGGAACCGTACCCACCCCAGGAGGGCGCATTCCCAAGTCGGGTTTGGCCAGGGTTCCCGGCAGCACCGCAGCAGGCGTGCCCGTCAATCTCTCCTTCCACAGTCCCTGGGGCAAGAGCACTGGGTCCGTACTGCCTACCGGCAACGTGGTGGACCAGCTCCAGGTGAACGGCAAAACGCTCACGGCAACAATGGTGGACGCCGGCGCCCCAGCCGTGCTCCTCCCAGCCGAGGAGGCCGGCGTCGATCTTTCCTCGATGACGGACAACCTCGCCGCGCAGCTGCCCACCCTCATTGCAGCCCGCGCATCGGCAGGCCTCATCATGGGACTGCGTAAGCCCGAGGACCCGCCGCAGAACGCTGTACCGAAGGTCGGCGTCGTTGCTCCTGCCGGTGACTACATCGCCGCGGACGGAACAACCATCACCGCCGACAGCCACGACATACGGGTGCGGATGCTGTCCATGCTCTCGCCGCACCCCGCGATCGGCCTCACCTCAGCCGTGGCCGTTGCACTGGCAGCCTCGCTGCCGTCATCGGTGGTAGCCAACGCGGCAGGCCAACCCTCCACCGGCGCCGGAAGTCCCCGCGTAGTGCGCATCGGGACGCCTGCCGGCGTCATCACCGCCGACATCATCTCCGATGACAACGGCACCGTCAGCGAAGTGGCCCTCCACCGGGCAGCCCGGCACATCGCCACCGCAGACATCGACGTGGCCCAGCCCGCTGAGCTGTCCGCCTAA
- the dctA gene encoding C4-dicarboxylate transporter DctA produces the protein MKIKSILGHLYVQVLIGVALGVVVGALWPDLGASLKPIGDGFVKLVKFMIAPIVFCTIVGGITSLRDTKKVGPTLVRSLGLFYALTALALALGLAAVMLFQPGAGMHIDPTHLDSSVAQKYTTQLPSSNPVDFILSIIPTTFVGAFADGEVLPVLVIALLCGFAFSRLGEPGKMALSVVNSFNKLLFIMFGYIMKVAPLGAFGAMAFTVGKYGAHSIGNLGMLILSFYAACIVFVVVGLGVLAKMTGFSLWQILRYFKDEFLIVLATSSSEPVLPRLLSKLERIGCDRSVVGLVVPTGYSFNLTGTAIYLTLASMFIAQACDIHLNWGQILLMLGMMLLTSKGAAGVTGSGFVALVATLTVMPTLPVAGVALIVGIDRFMSEARALTSTVCNIVSCVAIAKWQGELDMAKLRSELQAGFVPTEAEKVKLAEPALAH, from the coding sequence ATGAAGATCAAATCCATCCTCGGACACCTGTACGTCCAGGTACTCATCGGAGTTGCCCTCGGCGTCGTAGTGGGCGCACTGTGGCCGGACCTCGGCGCATCCCTCAAGCCCATCGGCGACGGCTTCGTGAAACTCGTGAAGTTCATGATCGCCCCCATCGTGTTCTGCACCATCGTGGGAGGCATTACCTCCCTGCGGGACACCAAGAAGGTGGGCCCCACCCTGGTCCGTTCGCTTGGCCTCTTCTACGCCCTGACGGCACTCGCCCTGGCCCTGGGCCTGGCCGCCGTCATGCTGTTCCAGCCCGGGGCGGGGATGCACATCGATCCCACGCACCTGGATTCTTCGGTGGCCCAGAAGTACACCACGCAGCTGCCCAGCAGCAACCCTGTGGACTTCATCCTGAGCATCATCCCCACCACCTTCGTTGGCGCCTTCGCCGACGGTGAAGTCCTGCCGGTACTGGTCATTGCGCTGCTGTGCGGCTTTGCCTTCAGCAGGCTCGGCGAACCCGGGAAGATGGCCCTGAGCGTGGTCAACAGCTTCAACAAGCTGCTCTTCATCATGTTCGGCTACATCATGAAGGTGGCTCCGCTGGGTGCCTTCGGTGCGATGGCCTTCACGGTGGGCAAGTACGGCGCTCACTCCATTGGCAACCTGGGCATGCTGATCCTTTCCTTCTACGCCGCCTGCATCGTCTTCGTGGTGGTTGGCCTGGGCGTCCTGGCCAAAATGACCGGTTTCAGCCTGTGGCAGATCCTGCGCTACTTCAAGGACGAATTCCTGATCGTCCTTGCCACCTCCTCCAGCGAACCTGTCCTGCCGCGCCTGCTGTCCAAGCTGGAACGGATCGGCTGCGACCGCAGCGTTGTGGGGCTCGTTGTCCCCACCGGATACTCCTTCAACCTCACCGGCACGGCCATCTACCTCACCCTCGCATCCATGTTCATTGCCCAGGCCTGCGACATCCACCTGAACTGGGGCCAGATCCTGCTGATGCTCGGCATGATGCTGCTGACCTCCAAGGGCGCGGCAGGTGTCACGGGAAGCGGCTTCGTGGCCCTGGTGGCGACGCTGACCGTCATGCCCACCCTCCCCGTCGCCGGCGTGGCCCTCATTGTTGGCATCGACCGCTTCATGAGTGAGGCCCGGGCCCTCACCAGCACGGTCTGCAACATCGTCTCCTGCGTGGCAATCGCCAAATGGCAGGGCGAACTGGACATGGCCAAGCTACGTTCCGAACTCCAGGCCGGCTTCGTGCCCACCGAAGCAGAAAAGGTGAAGCTCGCCGAGCCCGCCCTGGCACACTGA